From Rhododendron vialii isolate Sample 1 chromosome 10a, ASM3025357v1, the proteins below share one genomic window:
- the LOC131303072 gene encoding protein FAR-RED IMPAIRED RESPONSE 1-like produces MPFAPFVGVNHHGQSILLGCGLISHEDTESFSWLFETWKTCMWGCASKAIITDQCLGMKNAIQKVFPDTRHWLCIWHIMKKVPEKFGKYNAYEQISSCMRNAVWNSLTIKQFKDAWDGFIKKYQLHNNTWLQGLYLERKLWVPAYVNDCFWAGMSSTQRNEQQYENALANKVESENEEDGKSWRSFIPLITKSGLERQFQSVYTNEKWITYGEEEKRIQVPFIVDFNAETNEAHCNCQLFEYRGMVCRYQLTVWSQMGVERVPDKYVLRRWNKNVKKVHTKIRINYDNSSTSIEARRHDNMCNLFNEVADLAEDSQEKYDKVMARLLELKEELIESSIVCGSNVISGTPNNSFSIGDEVLPSKESTNIFDPAILRRKGRPPSKRKVGIVEKIGHKRGWNTTIVFFRRLGNKRVVEVNASTNSCMRFQVHKQTCHPHSVVMIGEGNQILQVGKFGEEGNQVFSRLKGNVLEDYHQVLLKC; encoded by the exons ATGCCTTTTGCTCCATTTGTTGGCGTGAATCATCATGGTCAGTCGATTTTATTGGGATGTGGGCTCATCTCTCATGAAGACACAGAGTCATTTTCGTGGTTATTTGAGACTTGGAAGACATGCATGTGGGGTTGTGCTTCGAAAGCAATAATTACCGACCAGTGTTTGGGCATGAAGAATGCTATACAAAAAGTATTCCCTGATACCCGACATTGGTTGTGTATATGGCATATTATGAAAAAGGTGCCAGAAAAGTTCGGTAAGTACAACGCCTATGAACAAATTAGTTCGTGTATGCGCAATGCCGTATGGAATTCATTGACAATAAAACAATTTAAGGATGCTTGGGATGGTTTCATCAAAAAGTACCAGCTTCACAATAACACATGGTTACAGGGGTTATATTTGGAGAGGAAACTGTGGGTTCCTGCTTATGTGAATGACTGCTTTTGGGCGGGAATGTCATCCACACAAAGAAACGAGC AGCAATATGAAAATGCATTGGCGAATAAGGTGGAGagtgaaaatgaagaagatgGAAAAAGCTGGAGGAGTTTCATCCCATTAATAACTAAAAGTGGCTTGGAAAGGCAATTTCAAAGTGTTTATACAAATGAGAAG TGGATTACATatggagaagaggaaaagaGAATTCAAGTGCCATTTATTGTTGATTTTAATGCTGAAACAAATGAAGCACATTGTAATTGCCAATTGTTTGAGTACAGAGGAATGGTTTGTAGATATCAACTGACGGTGTGGAGTCAAATGGGAGTTGAAAGAGTACCTGACAAATATGTGTTGAGGAGATGgaacaaaaatgtcaaaaaggtGCATACTAAAATTCGAATAAACTATGATAACTCATCAACGTCAATTGAAGCACGTCGGCATGACAATATGTGCAATCTCTTTAATGAGGTTGCCGATTTGGCAGAAGATAGTCAAGAGAAGTATGATAAGGTGATGGCACGGTTACTTGAGCTAAAAGAAGAGTTGATTGAATCTTCGATTGTTTGTGGAAGTAATGTGATTTCCGGTACTCCTAACAATTCCTTTTCAATTGGAGATGAAGTTCTACCCTCCAAAGAAAGCACGAACATATTTGACCCAGCAATCCTTCGTCGAAAAGGGAGACCGCCAAGCAAAAGGAAGGTAGGCATTGTTGAAAAAATTg GACACAAGAGAGGTTGGAACACAACAATTGTTTTTTTCAGgagattgggaaacaagagagtgGTAGAAGTTAAt GCTTCAACCAATTCATGTATGCGTTTCCAAGTTCACAAACAAACATGCCACCCTCATTCGGTAGTCATGATTGGTGAGGGCAATCAAATATTACAAGTAGGCAAATTTGGGGAGGAGGGCAATCAAGTTTTTTCGAGACTCAAGGGCAATGTGTTGGAGGACTACCACCAAGTTTTACTCAAATGCTGA